One Bacteroidia bacterium genomic window, AGTTAAAGGTTGTTTTTTTTCATCGTAGACAGAGTCTAATCGCACGGTAAGCCCTTTGTCTTCTAATTCTTCTATAGCTTGCGGAAGTCGTTTATTTACCACGTTCGGAATTTGCCTACTTTTACCGTGCCGAGTGTATATAGGCAGGAAAATATTAAAAATTGCCCATAAAAGAAACAAGCTAGCTATCACTGCGCCCCCACCGTGCACAATAAGCGTAGCCCAAACAGGTCTTTTCTCCTGAAAAACAAGCCATTTTTGATAGTAGGGCTTTATCCATTGCTTGAATGAATTTATCATACGCTACAAAGTAGATAAAAATGCTTCTACTGCACTTTGAATTTGAGACTCCGAGTAATCTTGCGGAATAAATGTTTTACCTGTGAGCAATTCGTATAGTTCAATATATCTTTTACTTACTTCTTGAACGAATTGCGGAGGTAAATCAGGTAAAGTTTGTCCTTCTAAACCTTGAAAGCCGTGTTTGATTAACCATTCGCGCACAAATTCTTTTGAGAGTTGTACTTGGGGCAGGCCTTGCGCTTGTCTTTCGTAGTAACTTTGAGCCATAAAGTAACGAGAGGAATCAGGAGTATGGACTTCATCAATCAGTAAGATGTTGCCTTTTTTATCTACGCCGAATTCGTATTTAGTATCTACCAAAATTAAGCCGCGTTCCTGTGCCATTTGCGTGCCTTTTTCAAATAGTTTAAGGGCGTAGTCTTGAATTTGCGCCCATTCAAAGTCTTCTACTAATCCTGACTTAATAATTTCTTCTGCACTGATGTCAATATCAT contains:
- a CDS encoding phosphoribosylaminoimidazolesuccinocarboxamide synthase codes for the protein MLRFSSQTGFYQGKVRDIYSIGEDYLVIVSTNRISAFDHILRQEIPYKGQVLNQIAAYFLEQTKEIVPNHYLGSPVPNVTVAVRCEPFPIEVVVRAYLAGHAWREYKLGKRTLSGVPLPEGMRQSDKFPEPIITPTTKSKIGHDIDISAEEIIKSGLVEDFEWAQIQDYALKLFEKGTQMAQERGLILVDTKYEFGVDKKGNILLIDEVHTPDSSRYFMAQSYYERQAQGLPQVQLSKEFVREWLIKHGFQGLEGQTLPDLPPQFVQEVSKRYIELYELLTGKTFIPQDYSESQIQSAVEAFLSTL